The Deltaproteobacteria bacterium nucleotide sequence ACTTTGCGATGCGTCAAGTGTCGGCCCGCGCGAAACCGGGGGAGATTGACCAGCGTTTCCAGCCACTTGAAATCTCCCACAAAGACGATGGACAGGGTCCCGTTGTTCAGAGACGCCGTGGGAGCGGCCTTGATCCCTCCGCCGTAGTAACAGCCGTTCCCCACGATCACGTTACTCAGAATCTCCGATTGCTCGAGGCCCTGAGCCACCCGATAGGATATCAGCTTGTTCTTGTACGTCAGAAGGGTCGCTACGATGCCCCAGAGAAAAGACGCGGCCCCTCCGAACCGCTTCGTCGTGCGGTTCACGCGCTCCACCACGGCTCCGCCCGCGCCAAAGTCGGCCACATTGATAAACGTTCGACCGGCCTTCGACCCGTCAAACGTTCTGAATCGCACATGAGCCGCATCGATCCGCCGGACCGTTCCCTGATTCAGTTTTTCCGCGGCGAATTCCAGACCCGGACGCCAACCCAATGTTTTGATGAAGTCACTTCCCGTGCCCAGGCCGATCGTTCCCAAGATCGTTTCAGAAGCTTGGGGATGCTCGCCATCGAAAAGACCGTTGACGACCTCGTTCAGGGTACCGTCGCCGCCCACGCTCACAATCCGGTCCACGCCCCTGCCGACGGCTTCCCGGACGATGCGGGTGGCATGTCCCGGACTCTGGGTCAGCGCCACGTCGAAAGGAAACTCCAAATGCCGTCGCAGAAGCAGCTCGGATTTGGTCCAACCTCGGCCGGTATTTCCGTTACCGGATGCCGGATTAACGACGAGCAACGTTTTCATGGACATAGTTTATTGTTCTACTGAGGGAAACTTCGCAAATCCCGCCTTTGGCGGGACTCAGACGCCCTTCAAACTTTGTATGCGTTGCCGCACCGCCTGCGGCGGAGCGGGCAAATCCCGTCGTAAGACGCTCAGGAAC carries:
- a CDS encoding diacylglycerol kinase family lipid kinase, with protein sequence MSMKTLLVVNPASGNGNTGRGWTKSELLLRRHLEFPFDVALTQSPGHATRIVREAVGRGVDRIVSVGGDGTLNEVVNGLFDGEHPQASETILGTIGLGTGSDFIKTLGWRPGLEFAAEKLNQGTVRRIDAAHVRFRTFDGSKAGRTFINVADFGAGGAVVERVNRTTKRFGGAASFLWGIVATLLTYKNKLISYRVAQGLEQSEILSNVIVGNGCYYGGGIKAAPTASLNNGTLSIVFVGDFKWLETLVNLPRFRAGRHLTHRKV